CGCGGGACCGTCCGGAACGTCGTCGCGTTGTCGCCGAGCTGCGGAAAGACGTGCGTCTCGGCGCCGCTTTCCGAATCGGTCAATCGAAAACCGTGGAACCCGTCGAGCTGGAATTCCGAAACTTCGTAACGCGCCATGAGAGAGGGAAGAGCAATTTGCGTTCCCGGCGGCGAATGGGGCGTCGCGCTATCCGAGCTTCGCGATCTCCGCGTGCCGAAAGCACGAGACGAGGTGATCGTTCACCATCCCGGTCGCCTGCATGAACGCGTAGCAGATCGTCGGGCCGACGAAGTTGAATCCGCGGGCCCGGAGGTCCTTCGAAAGCGCCCGGGACTCGTCGGTTTCGGCAGGGACGTCGGCGAGCGTCCGGAACCGGTTGCGGATCGGCCGGCCGCCGACGAAGTCCCAGAGATAGCTCGCGAAGGAGCCGCGTTCCCGGCGGACGTCCAGGAACGCCTTCGCGTTGCCGGAGGCCGCCGCGATCTTCGCGCGGTTCCGGACGATCGCTTCATTCTTCATCAGCCGTTCCCGGACGCGCGCTCCGTACCGCGCGATCTTCGCGGCGTCGAACTCGTCGAACGCTCTCCGGAAGGCCTCGCGTTTGCGAAGGATCGTGATCCACGAAAGGCCCGCCTGGAAACCCTCGAGAATCAAAAACTCGAACAGCACGCGGTCGTCGCGGACCGGGACGCCCCATTCCGCGTCGTGGTAGCCGACGTACAGGGGATCGGTCCCGGCCCAGGCGCACCGTCGCGGGAGCTTGCTCGGGAAACCGGAGCGCGTGGCGGCCCGGCGGCTCGTCGAACGAGCGACTCGACCGCCGGGACCGCCACCCCCTCGCTGCGCTCCCGCTCCCGCGGCGCAAGTCGTCTCGCGCAGCGATGGCGCGAGACTTAGTCGCGCCGCGATGGGCCCCGCGCACTCGGGCCGCCATTGCGCTGCCGGCAGCGCGGCCAGGGAGGAATCGGGAGAACGAAGCCCGGAGAGGCGTCGCGGGAGCTTG
Above is a genomic segment from Thermoanaerobaculia bacterium containing:
- a CDS encoding DNA-3-methyladenine glycosylase I translates to MKTRSGFPSKLPRRLSGLRSPDSSLAALPAAQWRPECAGPIAARLSLAPSLRETTCAAGAGAQRGGGGPGGRVARSTSRRAATRSGFPSKLPRRCAWAGTDPLYVGYHDAEWGVPVRDDRVLFEFLILEGFQAGLSWITILRKREAFRRAFDEFDAAKIARYGARVRERLMKNEAIVRNRAKIAAASGNAKAFLDVRRERGSFASYLWDFVGGRPIRNRFRTLADVPAETDESRALSKDLRARGFNFVGPTICYAFMQATGMVNDHLVSCFRHAEIAKLG